A genomic window from Variovorax paradoxus includes:
- the murI gene encoding glutamate racemase, with translation MSAVGVFDSGVGGLSVLAALRAELPHERFVYFADTAYAPYGERGDAYVIERSRAVVEHLRREHGIKALVVACNTATTAAIHLMRAENPDLPIVGLEPGLKPAVAASRTGCISVMATRGTLASAKYATLRASFAGSADVRPVPCDGLVKAIEGFDSAGIAALCERYMAEAGPFGDAPGEVDTVVLGCTHYPLVKDELRRHAPATLRFIDTGVPVAQQTRRLLTAAGQLADSGGGGLLLQSSGDVAVLEAAAARWLGLPSAAATT, from the coding sequence TTGAGCGCTGTAGGCGTCTTCGACAGCGGAGTCGGCGGACTCAGCGTGCTGGCCGCGCTGCGGGCCGAGCTGCCGCACGAACGCTTCGTGTACTTCGCCGACACGGCCTATGCGCCGTACGGCGAACGCGGAGACGCCTATGTGATCGAGCGCTCGCGCGCGGTGGTCGAACACCTGCGGCGCGAGCACGGCATCAAGGCGCTCGTGGTGGCCTGCAACACGGCCACCACAGCCGCCATCCATCTGATGCGCGCCGAGAATCCCGACCTGCCGATCGTCGGGCTGGAACCTGGCCTCAAGCCCGCGGTGGCTGCGAGCCGCACGGGATGCATCTCTGTGATGGCCACGCGCGGCACGCTGGCCAGCGCCAAGTACGCCACGCTGCGCGCCTCGTTCGCCGGGTCGGCCGATGTCCGTCCCGTGCCCTGCGACGGGCTCGTGAAGGCCATCGAAGGCTTCGACTCGGCAGGCATCGCGGCACTGTGCGAGCGCTACATGGCCGAGGCCGGCCCCTTCGGCGATGCGCCCGGAGAAGTCGACACAGTGGTGCTCGGATGCACCCACTACCCACTCGTGAAAGACGAGCTGCGCCGGCATGCACCGGCCACGCTGCGCTTCATCGACACAGGCGTGCCGGTCGCGCAGCAGACGCGGCGCCTGTTGACCGCGGCGGGCCAGCTTGCGGACAGCGGCGGCGGTGGCCTGCTGCTGCAGAGCAGCGGCGACGTCGCCGTGCTCGAAGCCGCAGCCGCGCGATGGCTCGGGCTCCCCTCTGCTGCGGCCACGACCTGA
- a CDS encoding fumarate hydratase produces the protein MTTTIQQADLIESISAALQYISYYHPADYIAHLARAYEREQSPAAKDAIAQILTNSKMSATGQRPICQDTGIVNVFLKVGMDVRWGGFTGSLDDAINEGVRRGYNHPDNTLRASVVADPQFDRKNTKDNTPAVIFTEIVPGNTVEVTVAAKGGGSENKSKLVMLNPGDSVVDWVLKTVPTMGAGWCPPGMLGIGIGGTAEKAALMAKESLMDDLDMHELQAKKKSGAELSKVEALRIELYEKVNALGIGAQGLGGLATVLDVKIQMYPTHAASKPVAMIPNCAATRHAHFTMDGSGPVYLDPPSLDLWPDVNWAPDEKKSKRVDLDKLTPAEVASWKPGDTLLLNGKMLTGRDAAHKRIQDMLAKGEKLPVDFTNRVIYYVGPVDPVGDEAVGPAGPTTATRMDGFTEMMLAQTGLIAMIGKAERGPVAIEAIKKHKSAYLMAVGGAAYLVSKAIKTAKVVGFEDLGMEAIYEFDVVDMPVTVAVDAGGTSAHITGPAEWQKRIASGEFKTIMMEEA, from the coding sequence ATGACGACCACGATCCAGCAGGCCGACCTGATCGAATCGATCAGCGCCGCGCTGCAGTACATCAGCTACTACCACCCCGCCGACTACATCGCCCACCTGGCCCGCGCCTACGAGCGCGAGCAGAGCCCCGCGGCCAAGGACGCCATCGCGCAGATCCTGACCAACAGCAAGATGAGCGCCACGGGCCAGCGCCCGATCTGCCAGGACACCGGCATCGTCAACGTGTTCCTCAAGGTGGGCATGGACGTGCGCTGGGGCGGCTTCACCGGCAGCCTCGACGACGCCATCAACGAAGGCGTGCGCCGCGGCTACAACCACCCCGACAACACGCTGCGCGCCTCGGTCGTGGCCGATCCGCAGTTCGACCGCAAGAACACCAAGGACAACACGCCCGCGGTGATCTTCACCGAGATCGTGCCGGGCAACACCGTCGAGGTGACGGTCGCGGCCAAGGGCGGCGGCAGCGAGAACAAGAGCAAGCTGGTCATGCTGAACCCCGGCGACAGCGTGGTCGACTGGGTGCTCAAGACCGTGCCGACCATGGGCGCCGGCTGGTGCCCGCCGGGCATGCTGGGCATCGGCATCGGCGGCACGGCCGAGAAGGCCGCGCTGATGGCCAAGGAAAGCCTGATGGACGACCTCGACATGCACGAGCTGCAGGCCAAGAAGAAGTCGGGCGCCGAGCTGAGCAAGGTCGAGGCGCTGCGCATCGAGCTGTACGAGAAGGTCAACGCGCTGGGCATCGGCGCACAGGGCCTGGGTGGCCTGGCCACCGTGCTCGACGTCAAGATCCAGATGTACCCGACGCACGCGGCGAGCAAGCCCGTTGCGATGATCCCCAACTGCGCGGCCACCCGCCACGCGCACTTCACGATGGACGGCAGCGGCCCGGTCTACCTCGACCCGCCGTCGCTCGACCTGTGGCCCGACGTGAACTGGGCGCCTGACGAAAAGAAGAGCAAGCGCGTCGACCTCGACAAGCTCACGCCTGCCGAAGTGGCAAGCTGGAAGCCGGGCGACACCTTGCTGCTCAACGGCAAGATGCTCACCGGCCGCGACGCCGCGCACAAGCGCATCCAGGACATGCTGGCCAAGGGCGAGAAGCTGCCGGTGGACTTCACCAACCGCGTCATCTACTACGTCGGTCCGGTCGACCCGGTGGGCGACGAAGCCGTGGGCCCCGCCGGCCCGACCACAGCCACGCGCATGGACGGCTTCACCGAGATGATGCTGGCCCAAACCGGCCTGATCGCGATGATCGGCAAGGCCGAGCGCGGCCCCGTCGCCATCGAGGCCATCAAGAAGCACAAGAGCGCCTACCTCATGGCCGTGGGCGGCGCTGCCTACCTCGTGAGCAAGGCCATCAAGACGGCCAAGGTCGTGGGCTTCGAGGACCTGGGCATGGAAGCCATCTATGAATTCGACGTGGTCGACATGCCCGTGACGGTGGCGGTCGATGCCGGCGGCACCAGCGCGCACATCACCGGCCCGGCCGAGTGGCAGAAGCGCATCGCCAGCGGCGAGTTCAAGACCATCATGATGGAAGAAGCTTGA
- the proX gene encoding glycine betaine/L-proline ABC transporter substrate-binding protein ProX, which produces MKKTSFIARGLLALAFVASGMAAHAANDLPGKGITVQPLKSSLAEEAFQTLLVMRALEKLGYTVEPMKDLEPATEHLAIANGDATFMANHWSLLHADFYKNSGGDAKLWRKGVYSDGAVQGYLIDRKTAEQYGITNIAQLKDPAIAKLFDADGDGKADLTGCNPGWGCELAIENHLTAYQLRDTVTHKQGSYAALMADTIARFKQDKPVLYYTWTPYWVSAVLRPGADVVWLQVPFSSSQGSSQGGNVDTQLPNGKNYGFQANQEQIVANRAFAEKNPAAAKLFEVMKLPIGDINAQNLRMSQGANTQQDVERHTDGWIRVHRPLFDGWIEQARAAAR; this is translated from the coding sequence ATGAAGAAAACCAGTTTCATCGCACGTGGCCTGCTGGCCCTCGCCTTCGTGGCCTCGGGCATGGCCGCCCATGCTGCCAACGACCTGCCCGGCAAGGGCATCACCGTGCAGCCGCTGAAAAGCTCGCTCGCGGAAGAAGCCTTCCAGACGCTGCTGGTGATGCGCGCGCTCGAAAAGCTCGGCTACACCGTCGAGCCCATGAAAGACCTGGAGCCCGCCACCGAGCACCTGGCCATTGCCAACGGCGACGCCACTTTCATGGCCAACCACTGGAGCCTGCTGCACGCCGACTTCTACAAGAACAGCGGCGGCGACGCCAAACTGTGGCGCAAGGGCGTGTACTCGGACGGCGCCGTGCAGGGCTACCTGATCGACCGCAAGACGGCCGAGCAGTACGGCATCACGAACATCGCTCAGCTGAAGGACCCGGCGATTGCGAAGCTGTTCGACGCAGACGGCGACGGCAAGGCCGACCTCACGGGCTGCAACCCGGGCTGGGGCTGCGAGCTGGCCATCGAGAACCACCTGACGGCCTACCAGCTGCGCGACACCGTCACGCACAAGCAGGGCAGCTACGCCGCGCTGATGGCCGACACCATCGCCCGCTTCAAGCAAGACAAGCCGGTGCTGTACTACACGTGGACGCCCTACTGGGTGAGCGCCGTGCTTCGCCCGGGCGCGGACGTGGTGTGGCTGCAGGTGCCCTTCTCTTCATCGCAAGGTTCCTCGCAGGGCGGCAACGTCGATACGCAGCTGCCCAACGGCAAGAACTACGGCTTCCAGGCCAACCAGGAGCAGATCGTCGCCAACCGGGCCTTCGCCGAGAAGAACCCGGCCGCGGCCAAGCTCTTCGAGGTGATGAAGCTGCCGATCGGCGACATCAATGCCCAGAACCTGCGCATGAGCCAGGGCGCCAACACGCAGCAGGACGTGGAACGCCACACCGACGGGTGGATCCGGGTGCACCGCCCGCTGTTCGACGGCTGGATAGAGCAAGCCCGAGCCGCAGCGCGGTAG
- the proW gene encoding glycine betaine/L-proline ABC transporter permease ProW, with protein MNDNTLPSDLNTPAAPAFVDPWEALSAAPDTSATSAWLDAPVNAAHQLAGQAEAATSGFQLHRLWDGSLPVESWINQGLGWVVEHFRPFFQTVRLPIDSTLNWVQGLLTGLPTLAMIALIGLFAWQFAGRALAIGTTVALLLVAMLGIWPEAMVTLSLVLTSLVFCMVIGLPLGVLLASSDRAQRIMRPVLDAMQTTPAFVYLVPVVMLFGIGNVPGVIVTIIFALAPLVRLTNLGLRQVRPDLIEAARAYGASPWQMLVKVQLPLAMPSIMAGINQALMLSLSMVVIASMIAVGGLGQMVLRGIGRLDMGLATVGGLGIVLLAISLDRLTQAMGKSRRSAGRRWWHTGPVGFALRVLQRLVGSPSQPGNQPVPALSTQAQ; from the coding sequence ATGAACGACAACACACTTCCTTCCGACCTGAACACGCCTGCAGCCCCCGCCTTCGTTGATCCGTGGGAAGCGCTCTCGGCCGCGCCCGACACCTCGGCCACCAGCGCCTGGCTCGACGCGCCGGTGAACGCCGCCCACCAACTTGCGGGACAAGCCGAAGCCGCCACCAGCGGCTTCCAGCTGCACCGCCTGTGGGACGGCTCGCTCCCTGTCGAATCGTGGATCAACCAGGGCCTAGGCTGGGTGGTCGAGCACTTCCGCCCTTTCTTCCAGACCGTGCGCCTGCCTATCGACAGCACGCTGAACTGGGTGCAGGGTCTCCTCACCGGCCTGCCCACGCTGGCAATGATCGCCCTCATCGGCCTCTTCGCCTGGCAGTTCGCCGGCCGCGCGCTGGCCATCGGCACCACGGTGGCGCTGCTGCTCGTGGCCATGCTCGGCATCTGGCCCGAGGCGATGGTGACGCTGTCGCTGGTGCTGACCTCGCTCGTGTTCTGCATGGTCATCGGCCTGCCGCTGGGTGTGCTGCTGGCCAGCAGCGACCGGGCTCAGCGAATCATGCGGCCGGTGCTCGACGCGATGCAGACCACGCCAGCGTTCGTGTACCTCGTGCCGGTGGTGATGCTGTTCGGCATCGGCAACGTGCCGGGCGTGATCGTGACGATCATCTTCGCGCTGGCGCCGCTGGTGCGCCTGACCAACCTCGGCCTGCGCCAGGTGCGCCCCGACCTCATCGAGGCCGCGCGCGCCTACGGCGCCTCGCCCTGGCAGATGTTGGTGAAGGTGCAATTGCCGCTGGCCATGCCGTCGATCATGGCGGGCATCAACCAGGCGCTGATGCTGTCGCTGTCGATGGTCGTCATCGCATCGATGATCGCCGTGGGCGGCCTGGGCCAGATGGTGCTGCGCGGCATCGGCCGGCTCGACATGGGCCTGGCGACCGTGGGCGGGCTGGGCATCGTGCTGCTGGCGATCTCGCTGGACCGGCTGACGCAGGCCATGGGCAAGTCGCGCCGCAGCGCTGGCCGCCGCTGGTGGCACACCGGGCCGGTTGGCTTCGCGCTGCGAGTGCTGCAGCGCCTCGTGGGTTCGCCTTCGCAACCGGGCAACCAGCCGGTTCCCGCCTTGTCCACGCAAGCGCAATAA